A genomic window from Plasmodium malariae genome assembly, chromosome: 10 includes:
- the PmUG01_10013600 gene encoding formin 1, putative, translating into MENKKIALATINDIENDKNVDNLSLITKVDLKLTNSKNEKCNRIRNINFEDSLRMNDEQIKVKEAVFILHNMENFNYSISYTEIQNIRNDLRLFAINNYHDKKYADCLIQAIHSYMIAKKYYSKYFGFYITGDMSTELILICKCYVLVQKYTEGRKYLNELKFLIDNTLLYAHNKGIFTEQQKDGQNKDINKINDLDSNYQEPIILCGIEVLSNILYIFADLLSSYKQNEEAESYFLKYLYIIDKSFNADSLNYSDALNDVCSYYIKIRDYSKALSLCEQILEIRKKFFGDYDSENPSEIIADCYCNLGLLLRLSGNTIESLHKYLIAVDMRMKIHKTRHTIEVQDILFSFAIIMHQLNNFKVSLQLYKEVYSFYKIYYGPDDTNTIIVCKLIEELEKDIMKEMDKSKKKYPSNLESHIPNVNDKLTKESKIKKNWNLFNEKLQTISKKSDIDPNLIENLMNERVLINTKNIPYKNLSDKKTFITVEGNLKYNDLSYCSIDAYKHMQSNKEFEILKSSFYSISSINRIKSLYADSWKSTLIPSTYILPFVEAKLVDKKLIKFSECKDFQNAIIFKRKILPIVNIPLIERGYVQLDNDQPIMTCNEDAKSLLSEWNIKEPFVDSQGNVFSKYEHLDNEFNMFISILDDKNEVMLGFYNNPLLVPNPAIYHCLILNDLYYFHRYNHVNNLYSFDNINPYRNKNISTKINRGNNLYKNSSNAGIDHSYDYNTYKKEEKSSKISRDSKIINDSLKNTLEKNEQKGNIKNDLITKRESSDSNKTHINDESKYIPKDIPLSTQKSETVTKKGVPKELSKGVSKELSKLFSKKMSKQLSKQLSTQSSEQMLKKHKSEEKKVGDMKFKGLGFNKKLQNKKLQHKKVHVLKGNRESSSTLFSRDKYVLKKSINFNNLFLRSNEKIKLIGYSNSNKTDKIQRSMRKIKLKKDPILKSSIDYNIKFDLQNNVSSLEHCDIDNLKREIYYDNSPCNSHTNSTNLSFDDEKEMVASYKEHKKKNKNRYNKPYKHIKDNTYNNVKNNLTNENKKKKNENVITHYNEESNESSERSSEYSTDNSDENVSDMGSKNYNSFYSDDRENNNEDIIDIHKIFDTNIPSNDSRNTLNLNPLINKKDSVGNDTSDYTMKCANNEEYQRINESENSLSSNNNTLNSNFASFNSDTINENSMYENKSNTKSINLNTCRNKSVNSCTSLNKFHIKDKLNHIKNVNKNDISFNFRFNKGNSFRDGNILLDTDISESEIYGKSFLKKAKSSSKPHLVNGICSNDIKLNDTKLGEHIFDKTMEDSESFVFSTHQMENGRIINGSENSENILFSHSTGVNVFLDNRYKSTLKNKERTVINEYSEEVELSENEEFYKEVILDEAKIDSNIMDIYEVENSRYDNAYNNRNRFLKENQNECSDTNDRSHSSALYKNEKVQKIHEQRSYYKKPSEDNTYDMYDEETSSGIIINKEVNGIHKDSFTDNLFLRSNSIEELDSNLITNKYKSKYAKKEIKRNYSGKINNNKKVTDTLDDELNDISVINLHNEQENQNLPNNMTILEEEADIMSNINYDDSLNENDKINMMYASDNKNYISNKISNNNNKKNGIKYSSNLTYNSMHNVHIVHNVNGNKQGCDINKDDSFYYDVTMNSDNNSNNVNKKKKKKKKLSSFLQLNKRKHVLKLFSIFSKKKLKKKEQNSNTMNNEYIINDLEPFSTEGKNVHLLSNALNDKLAGKNNAKELIEVNSIMLKGKEKKKKFISEPLHGMDKPRLNIKSKVLGLKKLMGTKKGFLSKIHVIEKKVLENNKDTIKSNEKNNSPLMKQIPKQDINKDESSNLSSIKEESIEKQSSKDSIHMDNSNEEKNEESNKNENTLVKKINTVNYPKKIMLKKIVPKVIPKMVVNKINNIKDNNTIKKSNDLNNNNHEVKIVKNINDKLAFDILRKVKYCKIGFQPDENLGTLPTVHLLNEDKVVLAIVPWQLDLTSFSLAKSSMEEETIKKIGLMHREFEISIEDRKKQVQSEMRLLTGEGLKELGFTSSPTISKDTLHDVNLLSGIDINALKNSYKIEKKSEQIEKAKEKEKSSQAKKEPPKIAPKTKGGKKGAPKFMKGPPKGVKGGPVVGKGKFSKIKQAKDEGKTKRFFWEALFEDDIPGTLFEDKKELMQKIVIEKENVEKCFSKAVSKKEEGNELKIRKPKVIQLLPDSKREYNMSIALSKFSNYTFKEIRDAIMDLNPHILNLDNTEVLMQYVPTPEEFEIVKEYICSKGDLNLVDKPEQYVAALLGVPLLKQRLESHYFALSFKENYENTLNPLENILESCEAIKGSTKLFTILFTILNVGNTLNYGDPQRGNAFGFKLTTLSKLNDIRSSTKPVKTLLQYICETIYEKSVDTLDIMEELRCIEKVVKTDKQIIDTVLQKLKLGSNKIKNVLELAKKNPEDPLYEALKEFYFSVEPKIQELETFYDQTFAIFKEISLYLGYKEKEVSTIQVQDFFKELWKFIQSVEFNRKTIQENVLKELKKKERMLENEKKGAALSKRQNFTIAKKKEKTDPKAKLTKKTFKIF; encoded by the coding sequence atggaaaacaaaaaaattgcgTTAGCAACTATTAACGACATTGAAAACGACAAAAATGTGGATAACTTAAGCTTGATAACAAAAGTAGATTTAAAGTTGACAAATAGTAAAAACGAGAAATGTAATAGAATAAGGAACATAAATTTTGAAGACTCCCTTAGAATGAATGATGAACagataaaagtaaaagaagcagtttttatattacataatatgGAAAATTTTAACTATTCTATTAGTTATACtgaaattcaaaatataagaaatgaTTTAAGATTATTTGCTATTAACAATTATCATGACAAAAAGTACGCAGATTGTTTAATTCAAGCTATTCATTCTTATATGatagcaaaaaaatattattccaAATATTTTGGTTTTTATATTACAGGTGATATGAGTACAGAactaattttaatatgtaaatgttaTGTATTAGTTCAAAAATATACAGaaggaagaaaatatttgaatgagttaaaatttttaattgataACACGTTATTATATGCTCATAATAAGGGTATTTTTACTGAACAACAGAAGGATGGACAAAATAAAGACATTAATAAGATCAATGATTTAGATTCGAATTATCAAGAGCCGATTATATTATGTGGAATAGAAGTTTTATCaaatatactttatatttttgctgACTTGTTAAGTTCATATAAACAGAATGAAGAAGCAGAAAGTTACTTCTTAAAATATCTGTATATCATAGATAAATCTTTTAATGCTGATAGTTTAAATTATAGTGACGCTTTAAATGATGTATGTTCCtactacataaaaattaGAGATTATTCGAAAGCTTTATCTCTATGCGAGCAAATACTggaaatacgaaaaaaattttttggtGATTATGATTCAGAGAATCCAAGTGAAATTATTGCTGACTGTTATTGTAACTTAGGATTATTATTAAGATTGTCTGGAAATACCATTGAATCTTTACACAAATATTTAATAGCAGTAGATATGAGAATGAAAATTCATAAAACAAGGCACACTATAGAAGTTcaagatattttattttcctttgcCATTATTATGCACCAGTTAAACAATTTCAAGGTTtcattacaattatataaagaggtttattctttttataaaatttattatggTCCTGATGATACTAATACTATAATTGTATGCAAATTGATTGAAGAGTTAGAAAAAGATATTATGAAAGAAATggataaaagtaaaaaaaagtatcCCTCTAATTTAGAAAGTCATATACCAAATGTAAATGATAAGTTAACAAAAGAgagtaaaataaagaaaaactggaatttatttaatgaaaaattgcaAACTATTTCAAAGAAGTCAGATATAGATCCTAACTTAATTGAAAATCTTATGAATGAGAGAGTTTTAATTAACACCAAAAATATTCcctataaaaatttaagtgataaaaaaacattcatAACAGTAGAAGGaaacttaaaatataatgatttaAGTTATTGTAGTATTGAcgcatataaacatatgcaaTCAAACAAAGAATTTGAAATTTTGAAGAGTTCATTTTACTCCATTTCTTCTATTAACAGAATTAAATCCTTATACGCAGATTCGTGGAAAAGTACTTTAATTCCTTCAACATATATATTGCCTTTTGTTGAAGCAAAATTAGTGGACAAAAAACTAATTAAATTTTCAGAGTGCAAGGATTTTCAAAAtgctattattttcaaaagaaaaattttgcCTATAGTTAATATACCATTAATAGAAAGAGGATATGTACAATTAGACAATGATCAGCCTATAATGACTTGTAATGAAGATGCCAAATCTTTATTAAGTGAATGGAATATCAAGGAACCTTTTGTAGATTCTCAAGGAAACGTATTTAGTAAATATGAGCACCTTGATAATGAATTTAACATGTTTATTTCTATTCtagatgataaaaatgaagttATGCTTGGTTTTTATAATAACCCTTTGCTTGTGCCAAATCCAGCTATTTACCACTGCCTTATTTTAAATGacctatattattttcataggTATAACcatgttaataatttatattcttttgataatataaatCCGTATCGGAACAAGAATATAAGCACGAAAATAAATCGtggtaataatttatataaaaatagttcAAATGCAGGTATTGATCATTCATATGATtacaatacatataaaaaggaagaaaaaagtaGCAAAATTTCACGTgattcaaaaattataaatgattCGTTAAAAAACActcttgaaaaaaatgaacaaaaggggaatataaaaaatgaccTCATAACTAAAAGGGAATCAAGTGATTCAAACAAAACTCATATTAATGACGaatcaaaatatattccCAAGGACATTCCTTTATCTACTCAAAAATCTGAGACGGTAACAAAAAAGGGCGTGCCTAAAGAGTTATCAAAAGGAGTTTCAAAAGAACTATCAAAATTATTCTCAAAGAAAATGTCAAAGCAATTGTCGAAGCAGTTGTCAACACAATCATCAGAACAGATGTTAAAGAAACACAAAtcagaggaaaaaaaagtaggTGATATGAAGTTTAAAGGTTTaggttttaataaaaagcttcaaaataaaaaacttcAACATAAAAAAGTGCACGTTCTAAAAGGTAATCGAGAGAGTTCATCGACATTATTTTCTAGAGATAAATACGTCTTAAAAAAATCcattaattttaacaatttatttctaagatctaatgaaaaaattaaattaattggTTATAGCAATTCAAATAAAACTGATAAAATACAAAGATCCatgagaaaaattaaattaaaaaaggatcCCATCCTAAAATCTTCTAttgattataatataaaatttgatCTTCAAAATAATGTGAGTAGTCTTGAACATTGTGATATAGATAATCTGAAGAGAGAAatttattatgataattCCCCATGTAACAGCCATACAAATTCAACTAATTTATCTTTTGAcgatgaaaaagaaatggTTGCTAGCTATaaagaacataaaaaaaaaaacaagaataGGTACAATAAACCATATAAGCATATTAAAGATAACACATacaataatgtaaaaaacaaTCTtactaatgaaaataaaaaaaaaaaaaatgaaaatgtcaTTACTCATTATAATGAGGAAAGTAATGAAAGTTCTGAAAGGTCTAGCGAATATAGTACTGATAATAGTGATGAAAATGTTAGCGACATGGGGagtaaaaattacaattcGTTTTATAGCGATGATAGAGAGAATAATAATGAAGATATAATtgatatacataaaatatttgatacTAACATACCTTCAAATGATTCAAGGAATACACTGAATTTGAACcctttaataaataaaaaagatagcGTAGGAAATGATACTTCTGATTACACTATGAAATGTGCTAATAATGAAGAATATCAAAGGATTAATGAAAGTGAAAATTCATTATCGTCTAACAACAATACACTTAATTCAAATTTTGCTTCTTTTAATAGCGACacaattaatgaaaattccatgtatgaaaataaatCCAATACAAAAAGTATTAATCTTAATACCTGTCGAAACAAATCAGTAAACAGTTGTACTAGTCTCAACAAGTTTCATATAAAGGATAAATTAAaccatattaaaaatgtaaacaagaatgatatttcatttaactTTAGATTTAATAAAGGAAATTCATTTAGAGACGGAAACATACTATTAGATACTGACATATCTGAGAGCgaaatatatggaaaatcTTTTCTAAAAAAGGCTAAGTCATCCAGTAAACCACATTTGGTAAATGGTATATGCtcaaatgatataaaattaaacgaTACCAAATTAGGTGAAcatatttttgataaaacTATGGAAGATAGTGAATCGTTTGTTTTTTCCACACACCAAATGGAAAATGGAAGAATAATAAATGGATCGGAGAAtagtgaaaatatattattttctcatTCCACAGGAGTTAATGTTTTTTTGGATAACAGATACAAATccacattaaaaaataaagaacgTACTGTTATTAATGAATACTCGGAAGAAGTAGAATTAAGcgaaaatgaagaattttATAAGGAGGTAATTCTTGATGAGGCAAAAATTGATTCGAATATTATGGATATTTATGAGGTTGAAAATAGTAGATATGATAATGCTTACAATAATAGAAATCGCTTCCTGAAAGAAAATCAAAATGAATGTTCAGACACAAATGATAGAAGTCATTCATCTGCATTATATAAGAATGAAAAGGTTCAGAAAATTCATGAACAAAGAAGTTATTATAAGAAACCATCTGAAGATAACACATATGACATGTATGATGAAGAAACATCTTCAGgaattataataaacaaaGAAGTAAATGGAATCCACAAGGATAGTTTTACAGATAATTTATTCTTGAGAAGTAATTCGATAGAGGAATTAGATTCTAATTTAATCACAAACAAgtataaaagtaaatatgccaaaaaagaaataaaaaggaattatagcggtaaaataaacaataataaaaaggttACTGATACATTAGATGACGAACTCAATGATATAAGTGTCATCAACTTGCATAACGAGCAGGAAAATCAAAATCTCCCCAATAATATGACCATCTTAGAAGAAGAGGCTGATATAATGtcaaatattaattatgatGACAGTCTAAATGagaatgataaaataaatatgatgtATGCTtctgataataaaaattatattagtaataaaatatcaaataataataataaaaaaaatggaataaaatacTCTTcaaatttaacatataacaGCATGCATAACGTTCATATTGTTCATAATGTTAATGGTAATAAACAAGGATGTGACATAAATAAAGACGATTCTTTTTACTATGACGTAACCATGAATAgtgataataatagcaataatgtaaataagaaaaaaaaaaaaaaaaaaaaattatcttcctttttacaactgaataaaagaaaacacgttttgaaattattttccattttttcaaaaaagaaattaaaaaaaaaagagcaaaatTCAAATACGatgaataatgaatatataattaatgatCTTGAACCATTTAGCACCGAAGGCAAAAATGTGCATTTATTAAGTAACGctttaaatgataaattagcaggaaaaaataatgcaaagGAGTTAATTGAAGTCAACAGTATAATGTTAAagggaaaggaaaaaaaaaaaaaatttatatccGAGCCTTTGCATGGAATGGACAAACCAAGGTTGAACATAAAATCAAAAGTTTTaggtttaaaaaaattgatgggaacaaaaaaaggatttCTTAGTAAGATACAtgttattgaaaaaaaagtattagaGAACAACAAAGATACCATTAAAtctaatgaaaaaaataattcccCTTTAATGAAGCAGATACCAAAACAAGATATAAATAAGGATGAATCATCAAACCTATCAAGCATCAAGGAAGAATCTATAGAGAAACAATCGTCAAAGGATAGTATTCATATGGATAATTcgaatgaagaaaaaaacgaggaaagtaataaaaatgagaatactttagtgaaaaaaattaacacaGTGAATTAtcctaaaaaaataatgttgaaaaaaattgttcCAAAAGTTATTCCAAAAATGgtagtaaataaaataaataatataaaagacaataatacaattaaaaaaagtaatgatCTTAATAACAATAATCATGAAGTGAAAATTGTAAAGAACATAAACGATAAATTAGCATTTGATATTCTgagaaaagtaaaatattgtaaaattgGATTTCAACCTGATGAAAATTTAGGCACTCTTCCAACAGTTCATCTGTTAAATGAAGATAAAGTTGTCTTAGCAATTGTACCATGGCAATTAGATTTAACTTCATTTTCCTTAGCAAAATCATCCATGGAGGaagaaacaataaaaaaaataggtttAATGCATAGAGAATTTGAAATATCCATTGAAGACAGAAAAAAACAAGTACAAAGTGAAATGAGACTTTTAACAGGGGAAGGATTAAAAGAATTAGGTTTCACAAGTAGTCCTACAATATCTAAGGATACTCTTCATGATGTAAATCTATTGTCAGGAATCGATATAAATGCATtgaaaaattcatataaaatagaaaagaaaagtgaacaaatagaaaaagcaaaagaaaaagaaaaatcatCTCAGGCGAAAAAGGAACCACCAAAAATTGCACCGAAAACAAAAGGAGGTAAAAAAGGAGCACCCAAATTTATGAAAGGACCTCCAAAAGGTGTTAAAGGAGGGCCTGTAGTTGGAAAGGGTAAATTTTCGAAGATAAAACAAGCCAAAGATGAAGGTAAAACGAAAAGATTTTTCTGGGAAGCATTATTTGAAGATGATATTCCTGGAACATTATTTGAAgacaaaaaagaattaatgcaaaaaatagtaatagaaaaagaaaatgtggAAAAATGTTTTTCAAAAGCTGTtagtaaaaaagaagaaggtAATGAACTTAAAATTAGAAAACCAAAAGTTATACAATTATTACCCGATTCGAAAAGAGAATACAATATGTCTATTGCTCTATCTAAATTTAGTAATTACACATTTAAAGAAATTAGGGATGCAATAATGGACTTAAATCCTCATATACTTAACCTTGATAATACAGAAGTATTAATGCAATATGTTCCTACTCCTGAAGAATTTGAAATAGTTAAGGAATATATTTGTTCCAAGGGTGATTTAAATTTAGTGGATAAACCTGAACAGTATGTTGCTGCACTTTTAGGAGTACCATTATTAAAACAAAGATTAGAGTCTCACTATTTTGCTCTTtcatttaaagaaaattatgaaaatactTTAAATCCTTTGGAAAATATTCTAGAATCCTGTGAAGCAATAAAAGGTTCAACGAAActttttactatattatttactatattaaatgtaGGTAACACATTGAATTATGGAGATCCACAAAGAGGTAATGCTTTCGGTTTTAAACTAACCACCTTATCTAAATTAAACGATATAAGATCAAGTACGAAACCTGTTAAAACTCTgttacaatatatatgtgaaactatttatgaaaaaagtgTAGACACCCTCGATATAATGGAAGAGTTAAGATGTATCGAAAAAGTAGTAAAAACAGATAAGCAAATAATTGATACTGTTCTACAAAAGTTAAAATTAGgttcaaataaaattaaaaatgttttagaACTGGCCAAAAAAAACCCTGAAGATCCTTTATATGAAGCCCTgaaagaattttattttagcgTAGAACCAAAAATTCAAGAGCTAGAAACTTTTTATGACCAAACTTTCGCTATATTCAAAGAAATTTCATTGTATTTAggttataaagaaaaagaagttaGTACTATACAAGTACaagatttttttaaagaattatgGAAATTCATCCAATCTGTTGAATTTAATAGAAAGACAATTCAAGAGAACGTTCTCAAagaattaaagaaaaaagaaagaatgctagaaaatgaaaagaaaggTGCTGCTCTCAGCAAAAGGCAAAACTTTACTATAGCtaagaagaaagaaaagacGGATCCAAAGGCGAAGCTAACCAAGAAAACATTCAAGATATTTTAG
- the PmUG01_10013700 gene encoding CPW-WPC family protein yields the protein MNKFSLYLLFLFFYVEICTCENNSKDATFSDNELEKIGGSAGDIITSSSRLPYSENNHPPNTNISGDILRGLKNIPPPTVELKEKTLIDPDIICERDYNLPCPDDYNYIGDIHEPDDEICAPSSTYDGPCIGEELNVKHMSAKTKESWSKKCQAFWPCRKCVRNFTSFCPEKWNKIEGTIRSCKPSMLYTGPCNFQMNFSGYNIRMLEEWSLKCDAWWMCDHVNLLGDCPDSDVPITAAATRWRLKKNYQ from the exons atgaataaattttctctatatttactatttctttttttttatgttgaaATATGCACTTGCGAAAATAATAGT aaagatGCAACGTTTTCAGACAAcgaattagaaaaaataggGGGAAGTGCAg GTGATATTATTACAAGCTCTTCAAGATTACCGTACTCAGAAAATAACCATCCTCCCAACACAAACATTTCCGGAGAT ATATTAAGGGGACTAAAAAACATTCCGCCTCCAACTGTTGAAT taaaagaaaaaacattaattGATCCTGATATTATTTGTGAAAGGGATTACAACTTACCTTGTCCAGat GACTATAATTATATAGGGGATATTCATGAACCAGACGATGAAATATGTGCACCATCATCAACATATGatg GCCCATGTATAGGTGAAGAGTTAAATGTAAAACACATGTCtgcaaaaacaaaagaaagtTGGTCCAAAAAATGCCAAGCATTTTGGCCTTGCCGAAAATGTGTCAGAAATTTTACGTCATTTTGTCCAG aaaaatggaataagATAGAGGGTACAATAAGATCTTGTAAACCATCGATGTTGTACACTGGCCCTTGTAATTTTCAAATGAACTTTTCTGGGTATAATATTAGAATGTTAGAAGAATGGAGTTTAAAATGTGATGCTTGGTG GATGTGCGATCATGTAAATTTATTGGGTGACTGTCCTGACAGCGATGTACCTATTACAGCAGCTGCTACGAG GTGGagattaaagaaaaattatcaGTGA
- the DPM3 gene encoding dolichol-phosphate mannosyltransferase subunit 3, putative yields the protein MLTRGKVIVIIFLFSTILWIYNFDKYKKSNSLIKWILIPIYLVGLLSAYAIVSISISLYNFNNVPNGHEALLDEINNIKKELEKKKFTFS from the exons atgcTAACAAGAGGTAAagttatagtaataatatttttattttctaccattttatggatatataatttcgacaaatataaaaaatcaaattcTTTAATTAAATGGATACTA ATTCCCATATATCTTGTAGGTTTGTTGTCTGCATATGCAATTGTGTCCATATCCATAAGTTTGTACAATTTTAATAACGTTCCTAATGGTCATGAAGCTTTATTAgac GAAATTAATAACATCAAAAAGGAACtcgaaaagaaaaaatttacctTTAGTTAA